The window CACATTAATTGCCTGCTAGTTCTAGGTCACCTTTTCCTACTGGCATCCGTTTGCATCTTAGCTGCTCACAGCCATCAGTAAAATCATTGTATACTTGAAATGCTCTAATAAATGTTGCCTGGTAATCCACTGCACAGCTTCTGTATCCTCTGGTCTTCAAAGCTGCGTATAATGGTGGGAGTGTGGGGTTCCTTTAAGACTTTGATTTTTGGTAAATAAGCCAGCAGCAATTTGGGATTCTCAGGTCTCCTGCGCTGCAGGCGTGAGTTGTGCACTTTTAGAAGGGACCAGAAGCATTTGTAGTGGGAGTAGTTGCTAATGCTTAGATCCGTGCTTTAGTGGGTGATTAAGCAGGTTAAGCAAAGTGTTGCCTCTAAGTAAGCTCTtctgctccttcagcagctcttcctgcccTGTGACATGCAACCATGGCAGAGctactgctgtgctgcagagtgCCCAAGCCTggtccagagcagggcttcaAGCACTGCTATAAAACGTGCAGAGAGAGTTTTGCTTGCCTGCCCCTTCGCTTTGTTCCTTGCTTGCCTGCAGTCCCAGCAGCTGAGTTTCTTGGTCAGTTCTCTACAGTTCTAGTGGCTGGAAGCTGAGGCAGAACCCGAGTTGAGGAGGATCCTCTGCTGAGGAGGATCATGACCATGTGGAACATACATTGGTCCCTGGATCTCCTCAAGGCTCCTGGTAGATAAGTTAGTGATAGCTGCCAGCTTTTAATCTCTTCAGGTTTCTGCTTTGCGGGGTGCCTCATGGCTGGAGAAGCTCGTATCCCCAGTGCTGACCACCAAGACAACTAAAGCTATGTTGAAAGAAATGAGGTCAATTTTAAGAAGGTCAAGGGAATGTGGCAGCCCATAGAGTGGAGCTGAATATCTTGCAGTGATGAACACTGTAAAAACAAGGGGGTTTTGCAGAAACTTGAGAGACTGATACCTGGATGGTCCAGCAGAGCATGGAGTTGAGTGAGCTGGTGATGCTGCTCAaatgaggaggagcaggggacaTTAACTGGCTCACTGGAGGATAAGAAAGTAGGACGTGTACCTCTCAGGTGACTTCACCAGAGCCAAAAAGCCCAGTACTGAACATGCTCCAACTCCTGTAACAACAGATGTCCAGGATAGAGCAGGGCAGAGGATGGATTTTTCAGATCTGGCAGCCAAGCGCGTGTGCCAAGATGAGAGGGAGAGGCCAATGTCATTGCAGGGGAAGTAATTTGCACAAACGTGAAGGATTCGTTCAGGCCAAAATGAAACAACTTCTTCCATCTTCCAGTGATTTTAGTGCTGGCTTTTAGGTCAACCTCTGAAAGGAGCATAGAGTGGGAAAGAATTAAATGCTTCAGCCAGTTTGATTTCAGAAATACCTATGCAAACCGGGACTCTTCCACTGCATGTATTTCAATCAAAACTCTTTGCTAAAAGGGCAAAGATGGCCATGAATAAGAGGTCCACGTTGGAGGGCCAAGCTGGCCGGGAGAGGGGACACACCGATGCAGCTCTGTGGCAGCATCACAATGTCTCTTGCTGATGGTGTCCCACTGGGTGCTGGACCCACTTGCTGCGTGGTAACTGGTGAAACGGAAGCGTGCGATGCTCCCTGCTGGAGGCTGGCTTGAGCGAGGACACAAAGTACGTGGTGTCCCTTGGGAAAGTCTTCCAGGAGTCAGGACTAAGAAATCCCTGCCCAGCTTCCCCGGAGGCTCGGCCGGTGAAGCCGGTGCCCCTGGTTCTAGTGGAGACAGGGCTGATCCCCCGACCCGGCTCTGTCCCAGCGTGTGGAGCTCGGACCCGCGGAGCTTCACCCGGCTGGAGCCCGGCTCCCCTCGCCTCCTCCGCCCCGGGCGCTCGGGCCGTGGGGCAGTGGCTCCCACCGAGCTGCCCTCAGCCTCCCGCCTGCGCCAGGCCCTCGGCCTCGCCCCTCAGCGCTCCTCCGCGGGGAGGAGCcgcgggcccggcccggcccagcctCTTCCGGCGGCGGTGTCGGCGGCGATGGCGGtgccggcggcggcggaggcgggGGGAGGCCGGCAGCGGGCCCTGGCCGCCGGCTCGCCCGTGGACTACATGAGCATCACCAGCTTCCCGCGGCTGCCCGAGGAGGaggcgggcggcgcggccgAGGGCGGCCTCCGCGCACGGAAGGAGGAGGACGCGTTCCTGGGCGAGCAGGACACGGGTGAGGGGCGGAGGCCGAGCCCGCCCGCGGCCCCGCATGCCCCCGGCCCCCCTCGGGCTCCGCTCTGCCCGCGGCCCCCGCGCACCGCAGCCCCCGCCTGCCCCACAGGCCGCCCTCGGGGCTCCCTGTCCCCGGCTCCCGCGGCCTCGCgtccccccggccccgcggtCACCGTGCGGGGCACGGCAGGTAGACAGAGGTAGCGGGGTTCGGCGCGGCGATGCCCGCTGCGGGAGCGCGGCTGTAATAAAGCCGGGTGGTGCTGTGGTCCTGGAGAGAACCCTCTGCCTGGTTTGAGTTGATCGCTTCCATCTCAGTGCAGGGAACCGGTTTGCTCCTCCAGGTCATGTTTCTCCAAGCAGTGTTGCCCATCACCCCCTGCTCCATGACCCGCGGGCAGGTCTCTGCCCCATCCATCCCAAACCCCAAGGATCATGTCTGAGCCGGCCCCATGCATCCCGTGTCGTCTGCCCTGTGGCATTGGGTGACGTTCCCAGTGCCCGTTCTCGCCCGTGCCACCCTGCGCTGCCGGGTGAAGCTGCGTGTGCAGGTCTGCGGGAACAGCTCTTCCGAAAGCATGGGGTCTCTCGTCTCCTGCGTGGAGCACGAGCAGGGTTTGGTGTGGTTGGGCTGTGCGGGGtgtctgctggagctgctgctctccgGCCACATGGAATCTCGTGCTCATTGACACTGTGTGCACGTCGCAAAAGCCGGCAGTGCTGCTTCATGTCATGGTATCTACCGGACCAGCAGGGAGGGAACCAAGACCTTTGGTTTCTACTGCCCAGAAGATCTCATCAAACAGAGGAAGCCCCTGTTGTGCTGTCGGTGCAGGGGACAGACCTCCCCAAAGGACTGAACAGTCCCACATTGTGGTGCCTGCCAGAGCCTGCTCCTGACTGACTCCACCAGTCCTGTCCCCGAATGACCGCCCTGTTGTCCCCATGCAGTACCAGTGGTCATAGAGACCAAGTGACTTGCCCAGGGCCATGTGGGCAGAGAACGAAGGGACTTTCGCGTGGGTGGGAGAGGCCGTGGCCTGTCCTCTCCCATGGTTGCTCTCTGGGTGTTCATGTCCCGTCGTGCTGGGCTGGTCTATCACAGCACTGTgtgagcagagcagtgagacAGTGTCCTGCAGGGGTCGGGTGGAGGAGCCCAGCTCACTCCTCATTGCTTCTGCACCCACCGAGGGTGCCAGGGGCTGCACGTGACATCCCTCCCCTGTGGCACCCCCTGCCAGGCCAGTCGTGGTCCCCACCAGTGGCACCCCAGCCCATCACCCCCCAGCCAGGCCTCCCACTCTGCCCAGCTCGCTTGGACCAGACGTGCTCGTGaggggctctgtgtgtgtgcccaGAGGCGCAGTCTGGGAAAGCTGAGCCTTTCCCAGTCATGCACCTAAATCACTGCAACGTGAAGGAGGCTAAATTCACTGTGAGGGGATCCCCTGGCTTGCAGGGGGTTTGCTCCTGTTTGCAGCATCACTGAGATTAAAATTATCTCCCTGCCTGGCCCAGGAGAGCTGCACCCAAAGGTCTTTGTAATGTCCTGGCAAGGACAGGGCTGGCAGtggccatggagatgctgcttgGGCAGTGATGGAGGATGCGGGGTTTCCTGCTCACTCCCTTAACACAAAGCCAGGAAACATCCCCTGTGCggatgttttctgtcttttccactCGGTGCTCCTCTTGCTCTTCTTCTTCCCACCACAGATGTTCAGGGCACTGCAGCCACCACTGGGTCTTGGCAGCTCCCCAAAGAATTCACCCAGGAGCCCTGGGTGATGCCCTGAGCTGCTCCCTTCCATTTGGTGCCTGGCAGGGACAGGCAAGTCCCTGCCCCATGTGCCAAGCAGCTCCGTGCACAGGCAGGGCACGCTCAGCCAGCACCTTCACTGccacaaaggcagcagctgatACAAGAGAGATTCAAGGcatctttcagagaaaaagagagacttTTCCATCCTGCCGAGCATTGTTTGCTGTGGGGTGGATGCCCAGCAAACCCTGCCCCATTGCATTTGCCTTCTTGGAGCTGCGAGCGACTTGATTTCACAGTGGGCCTCATCAGCTGGAGGAAGCATGAAATTAAAGCAGAGCCTTCCCTGCCGTCCGAGCGGGTGGACACCCCGAGGCCCTCCGGTTTGCAGGTTtgctcctccctgctctccccttgcCATGCTTCAGTAGAGGGATTTATTTCCTGTGCTCAGGCCATGCGTTTTGCTTCACCTCTGTTCTGCTCAGGTGCTTTTAGCTCAAGCATAGCTCCAAATAAGGctgctggattttctttttaataccttaatttcctcttcttcagtattgctgcatttcagagacCCGTTTGGAAGTCAGTGATGTGTTAAGAATCCCTCCAAACGGAGCAGTAACTCGGCCTGTCACTGAAGACTGGGGAATGGactgaaatggaacaaaattCAGGGGGAGTTTGTCCCTCTTAATCTCCAGGGAAGTCAGTTTAGAATAACTAGAGCTAAAGGAAGGGATCAGTAAAATGACCTAAAGCAGCATCTGAGCCAGAAGGTCTCTTGAGAGCTGGGATCAATAGGGAAGGTAATAGCCTTGCTGTGAGGAGCACGGTGTAATGTTAGTGCTGGGTAAACACTGCAATAAGAGCTCCGTGTTGCTCAATAACTAACACTTATTTTCTCCCCGCTGCCCACAAAGACCCAGATTCCTTCCTGAAGTCTGCGCGGCTCCAGCGCCTGCCCTCGTCCTCATCCGAGATGGGAAGCCAGGACGTGTCTCCTCTCCAGGAGACCAGCAAGGACCCTTTCTCTGGAGACTGCAGCTGCCGGCAGGACGGGCTGACCGTCATCATCACCGCCTGCCTGACCTTCGCCACGGGCGTCACGGTGGCCCTCATCATGCAGATCTACTTTGGGGACCCTCAGGTAAGACACAACAGTGGCTTTGCGGTCAGGCTTTGTCTTTGAAAACAGGAGAAGCTCCCTGACTTTCCTCCTTGCCAGCAGTTTAGCAGAGTGAGGTGAGCCCCAGCCAGTGTCAGTGGGTGCTCAGGCCCTGGGTGCTGGCTCTGTAATTCCACCCCAGACTGTCTTGAAAGGTTTTTGCTGTGGCTGTGTGCTTGGAGAGGCAAGTGGGGCTCTTAGTGCCTGCCCCAGGCTGTGCCTGGGAGGTTTGGGGGTGCTGCCAGGGGGAAACAGGCAGCCCAGCTGCCGTGGCTCCAGCTGTGGTTTGAGCCAGATGTGggtgctttctgaaagcaatcCCAAGTTAAGCAGTAGGCATCTTTCGTACATCTCCACTTGGAGAGAGTTTTATTGACCTGCATGCCCAGGCTCACCTCTGGAAGGATCCATCCAGGATCAAGGAGGGGAATAGCCAAAACCAGTGCTGAACCTTCTGCTGATCTGTCCCACAGACCAGCGCTAGATTgcagagcaaaggcagcatGATCATGGGTTCCTACCTGTCATCGCATTAATCCTGGTGCAGGCACCAGAGAAGGATGAGAAGCAGCTGTGGTATGGGGGGGACGCTGCATTCTTTGCAGCTGTATTCCCTTTCCCAGTGaccacactgctgcagcacagtgacAGCACACTGTCACCCATTGCTCTTGAGGATTAGTCCAACCCTGCTCTGGGGTTGTGGAGCACAAGGTGAGATGTGGCCCAGCAGCTTAGCATGTCTGCTGTTGAAAGCTGGCAGAGCTGATGGCCACAGCTGTCCTGATGCAGGGATGTGCCAAGGGACATACTACTCCCACTGGCATTTGGAGGCACCTTGAAATGCACATCAGCCACAGCGATGGCGCTGGCCCCAGGCATCAGGTCGCACAGAACTGAAGGTCTGGGTGTCCCAGCACCCCTGCCTGGGCACAGCTCTCCTCTTCTGGCAGATATTCCACCGTGGTGCCGTGGTGACGGACGCTGCGCGCTGCACGGCACTGGGCATAGAGGTGCTCAACACTCAGGGCTCCTCCGTAGATGCAGCCATCGCCTCAGCCCTCTGCGCGGGAGTCGTGAACCCCCACACGTCAGGGATTGGTGGGTAAGTGTTGGTCACTCACCCTCGTGCCTGTGGTTGTCCTCAAGCAAGTGGTTCCACCACCGGTTGAGACATGTCTTCATGGTGGCCCAAGTACCAACATGTGGTACTAGGTCTCTAACATCAGGTGGTGGATATGTCCACATctgcccagggatggggacCTGTCCTGTGCACTGGGTTGACAGCAagggacagggagggaaaagcTGCATCTGCCATAGTGGCAGATAAAACAAGCATCAGGCTCAAGAGGGTTGAAAAAGTGACCACAGGCTGCCAAGCCCCATTGTGAGTGTGCCAGGAGCTTGCAACACCCGGGCTCAGTCCCAGTGCTCTCAGAGATTGAATGCTTCCCTccaccagctctgcccctgctgcagcaggaggctaGGATCTGAGCctggctctgagcagcagccaTGGGAGGCATGGTGGCAAGGGGTGGCCTCATCCTAGCCCTTATTCCCCGGGTGGCATCTACATGAGCCTGGTGCTCTCGGCTCTGCAGGAGGTCTCAGGAGCATTGCATAAAGCGCTGCCACCTGATagcttctccaggctgtgcCACGGGTTGTTGTTGCAAGCCAAAACCCTGGTTTGTTGCAAAACTGCTCggattaagaaagaaaatcGCAGATAGTCCCAGCCTGGCAGTAGAACAGGACCTGTGGCCCTCTGGCCAGTCTGGCAGGGGCTGATCCAGCTTTGCTGCATGCTCAGCACGGGGGCTGCCTGCATCCTGCACTGGCCCTGGCTTGGTTGTCCTGAACTGCTCCctggggaagggcagcagcGTTCCCCTGCACCACTGCCCAGCCCTGGGTCACTGCTGAGGCTGGTGACCTGCTACAATGGCTCCATCACACCAGCTCCAGCGGCACCCCTACTCTTCATTTTGGCTTTGTCCTGTTGCAAGGACAGCCAGTGCTGTGACCCCCATCTCACTGCAGGGGTGGGGTGATGCTGGTCCACGACATCCGGAAGAACAGGAGCTGGGTGATCGACTTCCGTGAGGTGGCTCCTCTGGGCATCCCACTGGAAGGGGACCTGCAGAAGGACACCAAGGTGAGGACCAGTGTCCCGTGGCCAAACCCTGTAGGGCTGTAGCTGGCTGATGTCTCCAGCTCTCCTCTCTCCGCTACTCCTGGGCCAAGGGGGAGATGCTGGGCAAAGCATCTGGGAGATCCCAGCCCCTATAAACATGGAGAGTCCAGGGAAAATGCTTCTTTGGCATGTCCCAGTGGGGAGCTGGGAGAAAAAGCGTCCTGGGAAGGAGCACAATCCCATGTCATTCTGCTGAGTTATTTCTCCTGACCAGCCTGGGTTGAGACCAGGATTGAATTTGCCTCTTTCCTTCTAAAAACTTTCATTCCCTAATTTGCTGCGTTGCTACAGACCTCTTCCCCTCTCCTAAAGACCGTGCAGACACTTCCAATGCCTACATGACTTGCAGCTGGGGCCCATGCCCCATGTCCTTATGGGAAGGACActattcttcctttttgtccttCTAATTTAACAGCCAGGTCTGCTCGTCGGGGTGCCAGGCATGCTACAAGGAATGCACCAGGCTCACCAGTTACACGGGAGGTAAGACATGAGGCTGGCACAGGAGGGCTGTCCTCATGCTGCACAGGCTGTGCCCTGGGGTCCCTGTAGGGGAGCTGGAAGCAAACAAGCCCTTGTCATCAGGCCATGTTCTTTGTCCTTTCTCCTTTGGCAGACTCCCATGGTCCAAGTTGCTGGGTCTTGTGGCTGGTGTTGCTCAGGATGGATTTAATGTCACACATGATTTGGGTGAGTACCTAATGGGGACCCAAGGGTGGCTGCTCAGCACAGAGGAGCACACTGACCACTGCTCTTGGGGGCAAGGCAGCTGGGGATGTAGGTGGCTATTCAAGGGGAAATCAAGGCTCCTTGGACCTGGAGATGAATGGTGTTGGGAGCTGAGCAATGCATGAGCCGTGGTCTGCAAGGGAGAGTATGGCAGCAGCAAAACTGGAGCCCTTTCCTAGGGCTGGTCAGGGTCAGGtcagagcagcctgtgctgggcagagcctGAGAACAGCCGGGGAAGGGCACTGGGTTTCTTTGGGTATCCTTCCCACTTCTAACGGATGCATGATCCAGCCTCCCTCTAGTTGTGGAACAgggcaagagcagcagcaggtctcCAGCATCCCCACCAGGCACAGTGATTCCATGTCCCCTGTGCACCCCTGCACCCTGCCTTTTCTGGATGTCTTTCCCCTTCTCACCTGCAGCCAAAGCCATAAGTGAACTGAAGGACCTGAACTACTCTGACAAGTTCCAGGAGATCTTCCTGCCGGATGGGCAGCCCCTGCTGCCCGGGATGTTCGTCAGGCGCCTGGACCTTGCTGCCGTCTTGGAGCTGGTGGGGACAGAAGGGGTGTCTGCTTTCTACAGTGGGAACTTGACCCAGGAGATGATCTCCGAGGTGAGCCATGTCTGCCCCTGTCTCTGCCCCAGACCACACAGCACAGCCCGGGTCAAGGTGGCACCTGCTTAAGGTGACAACGTGGAGATAAGCCATAGCCAAGTGTCAGCACAATGATGGGGAAAAAGATGTGGAGCCTCCTTTTCCTGTCCTGTCCATGTCACTGCAGTGGTGTAAGTGACACACGGGTCACTTCCACAGCCCACAGAAGTGAAACCTCCATTTCCTCTATAACCAGGATGGACTGgtttttcaaagaagaaaaaatctcCATTTCAAGCCCCCTCTGGGCTGTTTTAGTGTCACCAGCCTCTTCCCCGTAACGAGAGGTGCCCCATGGTTGAGAAGCAAATGTTTGTTGTTAGAGGGACTGTAAGATATAGACTCCAGGAATatggtttaaaaagcaaactgtgaGCCTTGTGAGCAGAGCATCAGCCAGGCTTAGTCCCACTTGGGCTTGCCCCAGTTTAACTCCTGTTGTGAGGGGTGCTCTCAAAAAAATAGCGACAATAAAGTACTTAttctggtaaaaaaaacccaaacaactttTATAGCTGTGGAGCTGCAGTCAGGGTGGTTGGTGGCACCGGTTGTCCCTCCCACTGTGCTTCAAGTGATGCACATTCAACATGTCATCAGTCATCTGGAATGGGTTCATTCAGTGCAGGCCTTGTGAGCTCCCTGTTTGGAAATTTCCTGTGGTTCACGTGGACCACAAGAGAGGTGGAGAACCAGGAATGGGAAAAGTGGAACGGAAACCAGGAATGCACCAAGCTCAATGTGCACCCCCACAGCTAAACCCTGCTTTATCACCCCATTCCACTGACTGAACgatgctgcagggaagcacaAACTCTCTGTGGAGGAGGAAAACCCAGAGTTGAACACCAAAGCCCCTGGCCATTTCTGGGATCAGGTGCACAATTCCAGCTTTGGTTGCAGAGCGGAGCAAAGTGCTGGCTTCCCACAGTGTTTATTGCTCCAGGAAAGGGAGGGCATTGATGTGGTGAAATCAAGTAAAGCTCCAAAACACCCTGCCCTTTGTTTCCATCCTGTGGCAGGAAGGCACAGGTTCAAGAATGTGCTCTCTGGGGAATTTGAGATGGTGTCTGCAGTGTGTGGCTGACCAGGGCTTCTCCCTTTCTGTGCCATCAGGCTTTTCCTGCTCCActccctgctgcttttccactttTCCACTGTCCGAGCTCCATGAAGCCTTGGGTTCAATCTGGCCTGTTCTCTGGGACTGCTTTAGGAAGCAGGCAGGGATCCCAAGTAGGGAATACATCTTCTTTTGCAGCTTTGGGGTGGTTTGATGTGCTGTCCCCCACaacataggatcatagaatggtttgggttggaagagaccttaaagatcatccagttctaagCCCCCTGTATTAGCTTTCCTGCTCCAGTGATTCATCCATTTCTGCCAGAGAAGAAATTTTCTTGCCAAGTTAGCTGCCTAGTTTAGAAACCAGAGCATGCACAGGTTACTTGTTCTTGCCCATTTTTGGATGGAAATCCAGAGGACTCATAGCAGCAACTCGCCCCAGCAGAATCTCTCACAAGTTGTGTGGCTTCTCCTGGGCGGAAGGAAAGAGTTGGCCCATTGTTCTGCTGACAGAACAAGTATTCACCTGGGCCGGGATGAGGAACACAGAAAGCCTGGTCCCAGCTTTCTCAGtgtgctctgctttgctctcctACACAGGTCCACAACTACGGAGGAGTCTTGGTGGAGGAAGACTTCAGCAATTACAGTGTCGCGGTGGAGAATCCCATCCACACAGTCTATCGAGGTAAACCCATGACCCCTGGCCATGCAACTCCAGCTAGAAGTTTGCTTCTCCTGGCAAGAGGTGGTGGCAGTATTTAACCAGAGGCACTGAGGTGTCTGCAGAAAAGCCCTCCAGGGAGTTTCCTGCTGTAACACTGATGGTCATGGGCAGCTCAGAAGGTTTTCAGCACTTTGAAATGAGCCTGGTTTTCCTTGATAGTGACCAATGGTATTTTGATACTGTTCGAATGTAAAGGTGCAACATGATCACATATTGATGCAGTGCCTAGATAGAAGCTGGGCCAAAGGCTAGCAGCTGCATCTGAAGACAGTTCCCAAAGTTGTCATTCTTTTCTAGAAATCCCTGTATTTACTCTCCTTACACTGCAAACCCATTTTACCTCCATTCTTCCATACTATGGTTCAGAAACCAAGCAGCCAACCAGCCAGAACTGAAtttcagatgtaaaaaaaaGCATCCCAATTTGGTCTTCCTTCAACCGtcataaagaaacagaaagatacAATAGAAATGTTTTGGGAAATCCTTTTCAAATCATATTGCTTTCCATCATTTCCCCTCAAATCTGGAAAGGTTTCCCTGTCCTCAAGGACACTAGCTTGTGAGAAGGTTATAACTGGACAGTATCTGACAAAAGCAGCTtcattcctctccttttccccttccaggTCATCTTGTTTTCAGTCCCCCACCTCCACATGCAGGTCCTGCACTGATTGCAGCACTGAACATCCTCGAGGGCTTTAACATCACCAGTCAAGTACCCCGGGGGAATATCTTGCACTGGATGGCAGAGGTAGGAGGAGGTTCAACATTTGGCTGAATTCCTTGTGCTGCTAGagagtaatttatttattccttgGTTGTACAAAAATGTTTGTAGGTAATTCCCAGAGGAGAATGAGCAAATAGAACTGCTAAGGTGTAAatctgagctgtgctgctgcctcaggtAGGTGCAGATGCTGGAGCCTCCTGCTCAGCTGAGCTCTTTCTTGCTTGAGCAGAGctttttcagaagaacaaactGTGGCTTTTGCCCATTTCTTGTATGCAGCCATCTCTTCAGAATAACCCCACAGCAGCTGAGCCTGGTCCCGTCTGTTTCCTCCACCTCCTATCTCCAGTGGCCCTGGCCATACCAGAGCACTGCTAGGGCACTTCAGGGGTCAGCAATTTGGCAATGACAAGGAAAACTGACGCGACACTTTATATATCTTTCAAATCTTTACATTTTAGCCTACCTCATGATCTCAGTGATCCAAATAATGATTTTTCCAGGTTTTAGGGCTGTCAGCCCTACCAGCTGACAGCTTCCCAGGAAGTCAAGCAAGTGCTCTGTTTCCTGCTCTGTAAGCAGAGTTATGTTCTTAGATGCTTAACTGATCCAGAGCTGGGTTTTGCGAGTTGGGCATTTTAAGCAAGGATGTAACCACATCCTTGTAGCAGGCAGGTGCTTGGAAGTTACTGCCTCTCAGCAACGATGCAACAACTGGAGGTGTTACGTGCTGTAACTGCCTGTGCAGAGGCAGAGAAGGTTGACTCACGCAAGTTATTTTTGAGTTGTATTCTATAAGCTTTGGATGAATCTTTGTGCTCTGCATTTGCACCAGGCCAAGAGTTTCACCTCCTCGTTACCAGCTGAGGGACAGCAACCTCCAGATAAAGGGCAGTCACTTCAGAAGATGTGTAACCCTGATTACTGGGGAACATGTGGCTGAGATTCAGACAGTCCAAGATGTCTTTAACCTGTGCCTAAGGGGTGAACGTGGTCTGCTTGTTTCAGTGGAGCTCCTCCTTGGCCACCAAGCCTCTTGTACATCCTCTGCATGATATGGTGGTCAGGAGGCTGTTTCATGGAAAAGCCACCTTCTCCAGAAGTTAATCATGTTCTACATTGTACGTCAGAAGATAAATGTTGATGCTTCAGGAGAAGTTGTTGATGCGTGGCATATATCAAAACAGAAGTCACATCTAGCTAGTGACCTGCAGGGTAATGTGCTGTCTTGAATCTTGAATGAAAATGGCATGAGTGCAAGCTGAAAGTCTAGTGCATTTCTGCTAGGCACAGGCTGGCTAGATTGAAGAGAACATTTCTTCTCGTGGCTGTCCTCTGGCTATGCACTGTAAAACCAAGGCTGGATAAACTGTGTCTTTTGAAATTGCATCTTCCTGTTTTTAATGGACTGGCTGAGGCAGGATTCTGCATGTATGAGACACCagacctcttcctcttctcacaCCATCATTCCCTTAAGTGTGCTGGGACTAACGCTTTCTGTTCAAACACTTTGGATGACTTACAACTAGGAACGTGGGTAGCAGCTGGTGAGCAGAATAGCTCGTTTCTGCTCAACAGTGGTGctgtgccagcagagctgctggccagAGGGAACAGCGATACCTCTTCCTGTTTGGAATATCAAAAGTTGTATTTCCAGGGCCAcctaaatgtttttcttccttttctgctttcttttttctttctttccttctttctgtattcAATTTAGACATTAAAAATAGCCCTGAGCCTAGCTAGCAACCTGGGAGACCCATCTGATGATGTGTCCGTCACTCACGCTGCAGAAAGCATGATGAGGTAGGTCTGAGGCTGATGGGCACGGTCACAGTGGGAAGGTGTGTGGTTTGGATATCATTCTTTTGAGTGCACAGGgaaacctgtttttttcctacctCTGTTTTACTGAGGACAGGTCAGTCCTTGAGTGTCCTCGTAGGGCTCATGCTTCCACAAGGATCACAGCTAATGCCGCAGTGCTCTGGGGATGGGTTGTGGGATGTCCTCACACAGGTTTCCTGGAGTCAGCGTGATCCTCACAGTTTCTCACCCCTCTAATACTGCTTCTCAGCAGGTCGGACAAACAGCCGTCCATGTGGTTGTGACCACACAAACAGTTTCTGGCTCTCCCTTCCCACCATGGGGCTCAGTGCCTTTGCAGAACATGCGGGCTTGGGGCTTCAGCCCAGGCTCCCACCTCAGAGCCAGGTTTAGCCACAGTTGGTGGCCAGAGCTGGACTGGACTTACCCTCCTCCTGAGGGACTGCATTCAGCTGGGTGCTGCCAGCCCTTGTCTTTCAGGGGTGAGTTTACCCTGTAAACAGAGCAGGGAGGTCCATGGCATTGCCTATCTGTGCAAACTGACTCCTCTTGTCTCCTTCCATTGGGTAACCTGGAGGAGCTCCCTGCCCTCAGTGTCAGCTCCTGCAGGAAGACACCGCCAGTAGCTGGGTAGATGTACCACAAGAGATGCTCAGCTTCATAGGCTCAtgccttgcttttctctttccctccctcgCTGCTGAAGTA is drawn from Strigops habroptila isolate Jane chromosome 13, bStrHab1.2.pri, whole genome shotgun sequence and contains these coding sequences:
- the GGT7 gene encoding glutathione hydrolase 7 isoform X1 is translated as MAVPAAAEAGGGRQRALAAGSPVDYMSITSFPRLPEEEAGGAAEGGLRARKEEDAFLGEQDTDPDSFLKSARLQRLPSSSSEMGSQDVSPLQETSKDPFSGDCSCRQDGLTVIITACLTFATGVTVALIMQIYFGDPQIFHRGAVVTDAARCTALGIEVLNTQGSSVDAAIASALCAGVVNPHTSGIGGGGVMLVHDIRKNRSWVIDFREVAPLGIPLEGDLQKDTKPGLLVGVPGMLQGMHQAHQLHGRLPWSKLLGLVAGVAQDGFNVTHDLAKAISELKDLNYSDKFQEIFLPDGQPLLPGMFVRRLDLAAVLELVGTEGVSAFYSGNLTQEMISEVHNYGGVLVEEDFSNYSVAVENPIHTVYRGHLVFSPPPPHAGPALIAALNILEGFNITSQVPRGNILHWMAETLKIALSLASNLGDPSDDVSVTHAAESMMSKSEANSLRQLINDSQSFSSDVHVPHFSMESGPAASQVLVMGPDDFIVAVVSSLNRPFGSGLMTPSGVLLNSQMLDFSWQNKTMNHSIPRPQNLIQPRKRPLSFLLPTIVRPSEGMCGTYLCLGANNGDRALSSIVQVLVNVLTFNKNLSESLSLGRLHPQLQSTTLQVDSEFPEEDIEFLIARGHQVDKVKVLSLVHGARRTNSFIIGLKDPRSVDAAGATIL
- the GGT7 gene encoding glutathione hydrolase 7 isoform X2; the protein is MGSQDVSPLQETSKDPFSGDCSCRQDGLTVIITACLTFATGVTVALIMQIYFGDPQIFHRGAVVTDAARCTALGIEVLNTQGSSVDAAIASALCAGVVNPHTSGIGGGGVMLVHDIRKNRSWVIDFREVAPLGIPLEGDLQKDTKPGLLVGVPGMLQGMHQAHQLHGRLPWSKLLGLVAGVAQDGFNVTHDLAKAISELKDLNYSDKFQEIFLPDGQPLLPGMFVRRLDLAAVLELVGTEGVSAFYSGNLTQEMISEVHNYGGVLVEEDFSNYSVAVENPIHTVYRGHLVFSPPPPHAGPALIAALNILEGFNITSQVPRGNILHWMAETLKIALSLASNLGDPSDDVSVTHAAESMMSKSEANSLRQLINDSQSFSSDVHVPHFSMESGPAASQVLVMGPDDFIVAVVSSLNRPFGSGLMTPSGVLLNSQMLDFSWQNKTMNHSIPRPQNLIQPRKRPLSFLLPTIVRPSEGMCGTYLCLGANNGDRALSSIVQVLVNVLTFNKNLSESLSLGRLHPQLQSTTLQVDSEFPEEDIEFLIARGHQVDKVKVLSLVHGARRTNSFIIGLKDPRSVDAAGATIL